Within the Borrelia parkeri genome, the region AAAGGAACAAGCTTAATATTGTCACATAAACCAAAACAAGCAATTGAAGCTTTTAAAAAGGCAATTACAATCGACCAAAATTATGATACTGCCTACTATAAAAAAGGAATAGCTGAAGAACAAAACAATAATAAACAAAATGCTTTTTTAAGTTTCAAAAAAGCTTATGAGATTACAAAAAATCCTCATTATGCTTTAAAAGCAGGAATTATTGCAAACCATATCGGGGATTTTAAAAACAGCGAAAAATATCTAGACAAAGCAAGTACTTCGATAAAAGAAAAAAACGATATCATGTTTTATAATCTAGCAATAGCAAAATTTGAAAATGATAATCTTAATGAATCACTAACAAACATCAATAAAGCCCTTGACATAAATCCAGAAAAATCTGAGTATTTATATTTAAAAGCATCTATTTATTTGACTAAAGCAAATTATAATGAAGCAATACCACTCTACAATAGTGTAATTTTAAAAAATCCTGAAAATATTACGGCTCATATCAATCTAGCAAGATCATACGAAAAGTCAGGCAATGAACCAAAAGCAATTGAAATCCTTGAGAAAATTAGCAATAAAAATCATTTATTAGCACTAAACAATCTTGGCATACTTTATAAAAATCAAGGAAACTATCAAAAAGCAATAGAAACTTTTCAAAAAGCAGAAGCTCACTCAAGTCTTGAAGCAAAATACAATCTTGCAACTGCCTTAATTGCTATTAAAGATAATAAAAGAGCTATGGAAAAATTAAAAGAATACATTAAAATAAATCCAAACAACCCAGAAGCTCTACATGCATTAGGCATAATAGAATATAATGATAATGGGAATGATAAAATACTTAAAGAAGTTATCAACAAATTTCCCAATTACAAACAAAATAAAACAATAATAAAGATTATAGGCAAATGAATAAAATAAAATTTTTAGATAGAAGTCTAGTACAAAAAATAGCAGCAGGAGAAGCAATAGATAGACCTTGTTCAATTTTAAGAGAATTACTTGACAATTCAATAGATTCTGGAGCAGATAAAATTGAAGTTTTTCTTGAAGAAGGTGGGATTCGAAGAATACTAATAACAGACAATGGGAGTGGAATAAGCAAAGAAGATTTAAAGATATGTTACCTACCCCATACCACTTCAAAAATAAATGAAGAGAAAGACCTTGAAAAAATCCAAACACTAGGATTTAGAGGGGAAGCCCTCTCAAGTATTGCCATCTGTTCAAATCTTACAATCACAAGTTCAACTACAGGAGAAGACAGCTACCAAATTGAAGTTGAAAATGGAACTGAAAAATATTTTAAAAAACAATCCGCAATAAATGGAACAATAGTAGATGTTACAAATCTATTCCACAATTTCCCAGCAAGAAAAAGATTCTTAAAAAAAGACTCTATTGAGACAAAAATGTGTTTAAAAGTTTTTGAAGAAAAAGCTGTTACTCATCCTGGTATTGACTTTAAATTAAGTCTAAATAATGAACTAAGAAAAGTTTACTTTAAAGAAAGCTTAATAAATAGAGTTCAGAGTGTATATGGAGAAATAATAGAAAACAATAAATTTGGGAAAATAGAAACAGAATACGAAAATGTACAAATGAAAATCTTTTTTGCTCCACCCAATTTTTCAAGAAAAGACAGACGAAACATAAAAATATTCCTCAATAGGAGACCTGTTGAAGAGCACAATCTATCTGAAGCAATAATTGATGGACATAGCAGAATACTAACTAATAGAAATTTCCCAATATGTTATTTATTTCTAGAAATAGATCCCAGATACGTAGATTTTAATATACATCCTCAAAAAAAAGAAGTAAGATTTTTTAACTTACCATTTCTTCCTAAGCAAGTTTCAAGCAATATTAACGAATTTTTTGACAGAGAACGAAAAGAGATTTTACAAGACTACCATAACATAATAATCAAAAGGCAAATAACAAATGATGCTCATCTATTACACCCTGAAGATGATCCAACAAATTCAGATTTTCAAGCTTATAAAATCATACAAAACGAATCATTGATTCTAGATAAACCTCAAAACAATAAAATAACAAACATAATAGAAGACAAGGTAAAATTTGAAAGTCAAAACCCAATTCAAAAAGATAAAACATCATTCAAAAGCTATATCCAAAATATTCTCCTAGAAAATCCTACAATGCCAAATGATTTTCAAAGACCAATAGCAAAACATGAATTTAAATATAGGGGACAACTATTTTCAGAATTTTTAATAGTAGAAAAAGATAATGAGGTTTTCTTCATAGATCAGCATGCACTTCATGAAAAAGTCATATATCAAACTTTAATAAATTCAGAAAAAATTACCCAAAAACTTCTAATACCAATTGAATTTCAAGTAGACTGTGAAGATACAGATAAAATATTAGCAAGTGAATTGGAAGAATATAAAAAATTAGATATTATAGTTACCAAAATAAAGGAACAAACCTACCAACTCGAATCAATTCCCAATATCTGCAACAAATATGAAAATGTTATCATCCAATTTTTTAAGACAAGAAAAAGTAAAACAATTGATTCTCTGGAAACTGACTTATATGCAACTATTGCATGTAGACAAGCTATTAAATGCAATGATACAATAAGTTTTGAATTTAGTCAATTTTTAATAAATGAATTTTTCAATCTCAAACTAAAATACTGCCCACATGGAAGAAAAATTTACCATAAAATTTCTAAATTTGAGCTTGAAAAAAGTGTTAACAGAAAATAAAATGAACATGGAAGCCGCTTATGATAAAAGATATTAAATCCAAAATTCAAGAACTGATCCCACAAAGAGATAAAAAATTAGTTGAACTTGGCAAGGTACTTAAAAACAGTAACGTAATAGAGCTTAAAAAATTAAAATCTTACACATCTTTAAAATTAATTGAAAAAGAAATATCTCAGCTTAAAGCAAGCCTAAATAAAATAGAAGATAATGAGAGTAAACTAAAAGAATTATATAAAAAGGTCAAAGACTATAAAAAAAGCAAAAAACATATCCTAAAAGCATACGAAAAAAAACTTAAAAAAATTACTGAAATAATAATAAACAAATATCCAAATAATCTTTCAACAATTTTAGAATACAAAATGAATTTTACCAAATCAACACTTGAAAAGCATAAATACAAAACAACAGAAATAATAAAACTCAATGAAAAAATTAATTTCTTCAAAAGACTTATCATAAACATTACACTAATGCTAAAAGACATCATAAATAAAATAAACATAGAAAAAATGTCAAAAGAATTCGAGAAAAAAATATTAAAAGAACATTTATTTTCAGACAATTTAGAAAATTTAATTGATGAATTTGTAGAAAACAAAGACTTAAGCAAAGCAACTGTTGAAGAATATAGGTTAATAAATGAAATTCAAACAGAAATTGTAAAAATAAACAATGAAATAAAACATAAAAGTATAAAAGATAACATTAATAGTAAGAATAAAATAGAATGTGCTATTAATGCTGTTCAAACAAATAGAGAATTAATTTTAAAAAAAATTGCAGAAGAATTTGTTGAGATGTCAAAAACAGAAAAGGGATTAAATAAAACTGGAACAATTAATTCATTGTTAGAAACAATAAAAAATATAAATCAACAGATATCCAAATTGAATGCAGATTTAATAAAAGCAATAAAAATAGATGAAGTTGTAAAAGTGAAATCAAAAATGCAACAACTCATCAAAAATAAAGAATCAATTGAGGCCAAATTAAACGAATTAAATTCAAAAATAGAAATCATACAAAATGAAATTGACGAACTTGACAATCAATAAAAAATCAATATAATGATTTAAGGTATTTCTAAGCTTTAATTGGCATAAAAAGTATTTAATCACTTTTAAGAACTTTTTTAGCTTGTCTTTACTTATATGGGGCCTATAGCTCAGTTGGTTAGAGCACCCGACTCATAATCGGGTGGTCCCAGGTTCAAGTCCTGGTAGGCCCAAACTAGTTTAATCTAAAAAATAAATTAGAATGTTTGCCCACATAATAAAACCCTAAATAAGCATCCAAGTTATCATCATCCAGCTGAATATTCATTAAATCTTCGATTTTAACAATTGAATAGAAAAAATCAATTTCATCCTTAGGAGTCTTAATCAAATATAAATTATTACCACTAATTTCATTTAACTTAAGCTTATCTTTCGAGTTATACATATAATAATGAATTAAAGTCAATTCTTCTTCCGACAAGCTTAAATTTATAACAATATCTCTACTATATACCCTCATTCCAGAATCAATAAGATGAACTTGTGCCACAAAATTTTCAAAAGTCTTATCAAAAACATTAAACCTTAAATCTTTACAATAAAGAACATTTTTCCCAAGAACAGAACCTATAAAAGAAGAAGTATATTTATCCTTAGCTACTTCAATAAACTCCTTACTATCCATGTTTTCAACAAAAAATTTAATCACATCATTAGAATTTAAAACTTTAACGGCAAAATCAAAAGTCATAAAATAATCGAATTTATCTTTAGCGAAATAATAATTAATTACATAATCAACTTCCCTGATATCAGGATAGTTCATCTCACAAGAACAAAAAAAAATAAAAAATAATAACAATATGTTACTCTTTAACTCTCTCAGCATACTCTTTAGTTTCGGAATTAACTAAAATTTTATCTCCAACATTAATAAAAAGAGGTGCTTTTACCACCAATCCCGTATGAAGGGTAACATTCTTCATTGCATTAGTTACAGTATCACCTTTCACAGCAATCTCAGCATCTATAACCTCAAATGCAACTTTTGGAGGCAATTTAAGATCAATAACTTCTTTACCCCATTTAACAAGAGAATAAATCTCAGCTTCTTGCAAAAACATAACCTTGTCCTCAATATTTGCAATCTCTCTTAAGTTCACATCAAATTGATCATAAGTTTCTAGATCCATAAAAATAAGATTTTCATTCTCTTTATAAAGATACTGAGAAGCAACTTCTAACACTTCAATTTCTTCTACTGTATCAGCACCCTTTAAAGTTTCCTTAACAACAGACTTGTTTTTAAGATTTTTAAGCTTCAATCTTACAATAGAACCTCCCCTACCCATTTTTGAAAACTCTCTCTCAAGAACAATATGTGGCATGCCTTTAAAAAGCAAAAAAGTACCTTTTTCAATATCTCCCGATTTAATTGTACCCATCTACTACCTCAAATTCTTAATGTATATAATAACTTATATCAAAAAATCAAAATATTTACTATTCATTGACTTATCTAAGATTAATGATATTATATATAGTTGTAAAAGGAGTTAATTTAATGCAGGTTATCAAAATGCTCTTTACTATTTCAGTAGCTTTTTTATTTAGCAATTGTACAAACAAAGACAAAGAAAATGTCATTGCAATTGGTGGATCTACCTCGACAACCTCTATTATGGATGAAATGATCCTACGATATCAAAAAATAAACAATCAACTTAAAGTCACTTATGATGCTCAAGGCAGTAGTGTTGGCATTAAAGGATTATTTGATGGTATTTATAAAATGGCTATCTCTTCAAGAGAGGCAACTGAAGAAGAAATAGCTCAAGGAGCAAAAATTACAATCATTGCTTATGACGCTTTAATATTCATTACAAGCCCTGATATCAAAATCACAAATATTACAGAAGAAGATTTAGTAAAAATACTTAATGGAAATATTAGAAATTGGCAACAAGTTGGTGGACATGATGCTAAAATTAACTTCATAAACCGAGATTCATCATCAGGCTCTCACTCATCTATAAAAGAACTGGTTCTTGATAAAATATTAAAAAATCCTGAAGAAGCTCAATTCAGACAAGATAGTATTATGGTCAAATCCAATGGTGAAGTCATTGAAAAAATAAGTCTCACACCCCACTCAATTGGTTACATTAGTTTTGGATATGCAAGAGGTGCAATAGAAAAAGGGCTACATACACTCTCAATAAACAGCATATATCCTACAAAAGAAACAATAACAAAGGACAAATATAATATAAAGAGAAGGCTAATAGCGATCACAAACAGTATTTCTGAGGATCAGAACATACTTGATTTTATTAACTTTATGCTAAGTCCAAATGGACAAGATATTGTTGAAGAACAAGGGTTCATAAAGGTTCATACAACTGAAAATAACTAAAATCATGACAAAATTGTCTTAAGAATTTAAGTTAAATACAAATTTAACAAAATTCGATTTCTATAGGGGAACTCTTTTAAAGCATGAAATTAACTTTAAAGACAAAAAGAAATATTGTTAGATTGGCTTTCAACTGTTTTATTTTTACATCCGCAACAATTAGTACCTTGACAATATTATTACTAGTCTTATTCATCATTAAAAATGGACTAGCACCCTTGCTTAATAATAAAATTAAAGTTTTTAATTTTCTATTCAGCACAAACTGGGATCCTACTAGCAGATTACAAAAATCTTACGGAATTTTATCTTTTATTATAAATTCAGCTTTAACAACATTTTTTTCTGTCCTAATTGCACTACCAATTGGACTTGGTTTTGCAATTTACCTGTCTGAGAAAACCAAAGGCATTTACCAAAAGACATTACAAACCATAATAGAACTCTTAGCAGGAATCCCAAGCGTAGTATATGGATTTTTTGGAAGCACATTCATAGCCACCCTTATAAAGAACACTTTTAGAAGAGAAGATAACTTAGGATATAATTTAATAACCTCAGTAATAGTTTTAAGCATAATGATACTCCCAACAATAATTAGCGTCTCATACACATCACTTAAAGCTGTTCCAAAATCATATAAACTAGCATCTCTTGCACTAGCTGCAACAGATTGGCAAACAATATATAAAGTGATGATTCCTTCAGCTGGAAAAGGAATTTTAGCAGGAGTAATACTAGCAATTGGAAGAGCTATTGGTGAGACAATAGCAGTTTTAATGGTTGGTGGGGGTTCACCTCTATTTATACAAAATATATTCTCACCTATTAGAACACTAACGGTAAACATTGCAATAGATATTGGATATGCATCTGGAACACACAAAGAGGCCCTATTTTCTACAGCTTTGGTCTTGCTATTATTAGTCATAATAATAAATTCAATTAAACACTTTATTTTATCTTCATCTAAAAGGCTAAAAATCAAGTGAATACAATTCAAACAAATAAATTATTCAATAAAATTTCATTTTGCATAATCAAATTCATTGCTTATTTTTTAATAACACTATTATTTTTTCTAATATCGTATATAATATACAATTCACTATTCTTTACAAGCAAAAAACAAACATTATTTTTAGATGAAACAAAACACTTTTTACCATTCAAATTGAAAAACAAAATAATCAAAATTGCATTTATTATTAATAAAAGCATAAAAGCGGAAGAAATTACTACGCAAGATATCTACAATATATACAATAATAAAATTTCACATTGGGGAAGCATATCAGATCAAAGTATTGACATAGTTCCAATTGCAAGTTCACAGTCAAATCTTGCAAGTACAGTCATACTACAAACTTTTACCAAAGACAATAAATTTAATAACAGGTATATAAAGCTTGTAGAATCAAATGAAAAGATAATAGAAACTGTCAACAAAACAACAGGGGCTATTGGTTACTTAACAAAAGAAGAGCTTGAAAAATTAGATTTTAAAAAATATTCAGAAATTAAATCCCTAAAAATTAAATCAATGTCTATTTTAGTAGGCAAAAAAACACTACAAAAAAGTGAAAATGAAATTATTAATATACTAAGCCTTAATCAGATTAAAAAATTACTCATCAAAAAGACAGACTGGAATGACTTAATATCTAAAAATATTAAATTAAATATCATAAAATACTCAGATTATGATCAAAATGCAATAAAAACAGTAGAAGAACATGAAGGCACAATTGCAGTTGTACCTTGGCATTCTTTCTATAAAAGTGATGCTCCTTTTCTCAAATTATACTATATGAAAAAAGACATGCCTTTAAACTTAAATTTTATATTATCTACTCCAAGAAATTCTGGAAAATACGGGGGTATTTCTTATTTAATCTTCAACACATTTTACGTCATACTATTAACAGCAATAATATCAATTTCAATAGGAATTAGTACGGGAATAATGCTTGCAGAATATACTTCAAATAAAATATTTTATAAAACAGTATCTATGAGTGTTGATATTTTATCATCCATCCCTGCTATCATTTTTGGACTTTTTGGACTTATCTTTTTTGTTCCAATCTTTGGCATGGGAATACTCTCAGGAGCAATAACAAGTTCTTTAATGATATTACCAATGATTATTAAAACAACTGAGGAAGCACTAAAATCAATTCCTAAATCATACAAATATGCCTCAGTTGCTCTAGGTGCCAATAAAACAGAAACTATAATCAAAATTTTACTACCCGCTTCTAGTCCAGGCATATTGACAGGAATAGTGCTTGCAATAGGACGTGCTCTTGGAGAAACTGCTGTACTCCTTTTTACAATGGGAACAAATTTAGGACTTGCAAGTTCTCTAAATGAACCTTCAAGAAGTTTAACTGTACATCTACTATTATTATTTCAAGAAGGATATTTAGACAAAGGTTTTGCAACAGCATCAATACTTATAATAATGATACTTTTAATAAATTTAACATCAAAATTTCTAATCAATAAATTATATAGGATTAAGTAAATGAGCCAAGACAAAGCAATTATTAAAACAGAAAATCTAAACTTATTTTATACAGATTTTAAAGCATTAAATAATATTAACATATCAATACTAAGAAATAGCATCACAGCCTTAATAGGTCCATCAGGTTGTGGAAAATCAACATTTCTTAGAACACTTAACAGAATGAATGATCTTGTGGAAGGCGTTAAAATAGAAGGAAAAGTTATGTACGAAGGTAAAAGTATTTACTCAAACAACTTTGATGTACTGGAACTTAGGAGAAAAATTGGAATGGTTTTTCAAACTCCTAATCCATTTTTAATGTCAGTTTATGACAACATAAGTTATGGACCTAAAATTCATGGAATTAAAGATAAAAAAAAACTTGATGAGATAGTTGAAAAATCCCTAATAAAATCTGCACTATGGAATGAAGTAAAAGATAAACTTAATAGAAATGCCTTAAGCCTTTCAGGGGGACAACAACAAAGACTTTGCATCGCAAGAACTCTTGCAATCGAACCAAATGTAATATTAATGGACGAGCCTACTTCTGCTCTTGATCCAATTTCAACAGGCAAAATTGAAGAGCTAATAATAAATTTAAAAGAAAGCTATACGATCATAATTGTAACTCATAATATGCAACAAGCCGGACGGATATCTGATCGAACTGCATTCTTCCTAAATGGATACATTGAAGAAGAAAGCCAAACAGATGAATTATTTTTCAATCCTAAAAATATTAAGACAGAAGAATATATTACTGGCAAGTTTGGCTAATTACCCCAAAGACACATCAAGGAACATCATTAAAGCAAATCCAATAACTCCAAATATGGTTGGAATTTTATTGTCAATATCTTTTCTCTTAGCTTCAGGTATTAATTGTTCAATTGAAACATAAATCATTGCCCCTGCAGAAAAAGATAAAGCAAAGGGTAGAATCCTAGTAAAAGTATAAACTGCATAAGATCCTAAAAATCCTCCAACAATTTCTACCAAACCTGACATCTGACCATAATTAAAACACTTCCATAAAGGAACATTACCTCGTCTTAAAGGCAAAGAAATTGCTGCACCTTCTGGCATATTTTGAATACCAATTCCTAATGTAAGAATCATAGCCCCAACTAAAGTATGAATATCAGGAGAAGAAGCTAAAGCTCCAAAAGCAACACCAACAGCAAGTCCTTCCGGAAAATTATGCAACGTAACAGCCGTAAAAAGCAAAAAATCCTTTTTACCATGTCTTGTTAAATCTTCATCAATAAATGCTAGTTTATCAAGATCTGGCACAAATACATCCACAATATATATAAAAAATGCTCCTAAGAGAAAACCAAAAACTGCTGGCACCCATGCAACATAACCAAGCTCTTCCGCCATCTCTATTGCTGGTTTAATAAGTGAAAAAAAACTAGCAGCAATCATAATTCCTGCTGAAAAGCCAAGCATAGCATCCATTATTTTATTGTTTACTTTTCTGAAACAAAAAACAGCAGCCGCTCCAAAGGCCGTAGTAAACCAAGTAAAAGTAGAACCTAAAAATCCTAAAAAAATAGGATGTAAAGTTAATAAATAATCACCTAAATGTTTAAACATAAAGTATCCTCCAATATTAATTGATCAAAATGCCTCTTATTCTCCTTACACCTGATGATGAAGCCTGTTCCTTTTGTATCTTAAAAATCCCAAGTTCACTAGTGTTCTTAACATGAGGACCACCACAAACTTCAATTGAAAAACCATCAATTTCATACACACTCACAATCTCTTCATATTTCTCACCAAATAAAGCCATAGCACCCTTAGCCAAGGCATCATCCAGACTCATTACAGTTCGCTTTACAGATAATTTATTTTTTATCTGTAAATTAACCATATCTTCAACCCTCTTTATCTCATCATCCGTCATTTTATAAGGATGACTAAAATCAAACCTTAGTCTCTCAGCAGTAATATTACTACCTTTTTGCCTTACATGATCACCTAAGACTAATTGAAGTGCCTTATGAAGCAAATGAGTGGCTGTATGTAGCTTGGTAGTCTCATATGTACAATCCGCAAGTCCCCCTTTAAAGACTTTATCACCTCCTTTCTTAGAAACCTTTCGATGATTCCTAAAATGCTCTTCAAAACCTGTCTTATCTATACTAAATCCATGTTCAGTTGCAAGTTCTTCCGTTATTTCATAAGGGAAACCATAAGTATCATAAAGTTTAAAAGCAATCTCACCAGGAATTAATTTCGATGATAAATGCTGAATTAATTTAATAAATTCTTGTTCACCATGACGCAAAGTTTTAAAAAATTTTTCTTCCTCTGTATTTAACTCAGCCTTAATAAAATCTTTCTTTTCTGTTAATTCTTTATAAAAAGATTTATAAATCTCTTCAACAGGATCAACAAGATCTGCTAAAACATGAGATTCCATCCCAAGTTTTTTTGCATACCTAATAGCTCTCCTAATGATTCTCCTTAAAACATATCCCTGTCCTATATTAGACGGAAGAACTGCAAAATTATCAGCCAAAATAAAACAACTGGCCTTAATATGATCAGCAATTATTCGAATAGATTTATCATCCTTTAAATTTTGTCCATAAATTTTGCCAGAAATTTTTTCGATCTTATCAATTATCGGTCTAAAAGCATCCGTGTCATAAACTGAAGACTTTCCCTGCAAAAACGTAATTGTTCTCTCAACACCCATGCCTGTATCCACACATTTCCGATTCAACTCTTCATAATTTCCATTCTCATCCCTTTTATATTGCATAAAAACATTATTCCAAATCTCAAAATACTTACCACAAGAACATGTAATATCACATTCATTAGAACACTTCTCTTTACCTGTATCTACAAAGATTTCAGTATCCGGCCCACAAGGCCCTACATTTCCAACAGGACCCCAAAAATTATGCTCTCTTGAGAGATAAAATATTCTATCCTTAGTAATTCCAAGACTTTCCCAAACACTAGCTGTCTTTGTATCCCGTGGAATACTCTCATCACCTTCAAAAACACTAACATAAAGCCTATCTTTTGAAATATTTAAGTAATCAGGTGAAGTTAAAAACTCAAAACTATACTTTACTGAAAGTTCTTTAAAATAAGCTCCAAGAGACCAATTTCCAAGCATTTCAAAAAAAGTTAAATGACTCAGATCTCCCACCTCATCAATATCTCCTGTTCTTAAACATTTCTGAACGTCAACTAACATATCTCCAGATGGATGTATTTCGCCAAGAAGATAAGGTACAAGCGGTTGCATGCCAGCTGTATTAAAAAGAACTGTAGAATCATTATCAGGAATTAAAGACTTGCCTGCAATCTCACAATGTCCCTTACTCTTAAAAAATTCTATATACTTTTTACGTAGTTCATCAAGTTTCACTAAATAAACTCCTCATTTTTTCTATATATCATTAATTCACCCTTTAAAGTTAACTCCTTAATATAATTAACAAAGGACGTAGTCATTGCTTTTATATCTTTCTTTTTCACCTCTTTCAAAAAAGACTCTTCTTCTAAAATAAGAGTTTTACGTCTTCTTGAAACATTGAAAAGAATTTTATCTCTAATTTCATCACTTTTATCTTTAATAATAATTGCAATATCGTTATCTGTAAATTCCCTTAAAATATTATGCATATCATTATCTGTAATTCTAAGTATTATATTAATATCAAATATTCTTTCTTTAATCTCACTATCTTTAACAGGATTTAAAACTTTCATATCAATATTACTCAAAAGATTTTTTTCATCCTCAGAATCCATATAACTCAAAATATCAACAAGTATCTTAGAACCATCAAGTTTTTCTGTCTTAAGTTTACCCTGGATTGCAAATCTACTCTTAAGTCTATCAGAGATAATCTCAATCATATCCATATTTAACTGTCTCGGCTTAGCAAGCTCCTTAACAAACTGTTTCTTAATATCTTTTTCCAACATAGAAAAAACATATTTTTTCTGTTCTTTGGTTAAATAATTATATATTATCAAAAGTGTTTGAATATTTTCATCTTTAATTAAAGCCCAAAGTTGTTCATTCTCAATACCAGACAAGTAATCAAAAGGCAAAAATGGATCAACTCCTGTAACTTTTCTATAAATCTCTTTTGCTTTTGCCTTACTTAAAGATTTATTTAATAAATCATAAGTAAATTTATCATCAATTTTTAAATATTTCCTCTCACTTTTTACTAAATCTTCAAATTCTTGAATAATTCGTTTTTTATCATCAGGGGTAATGTACTTAATTTTAGTAATTTCTCTAGTAATTGCAATTATATCAGCATCATCAAGCTCAGCCATAATTTTTGATGATTTTTCAAGACCAATAGCTAAGAAATATTTTGCTATTTTTGATATTTTACTCTCTTTGCGAATAAATCCTGGTTTCCCAACTCCTTTGCTAAGAGAACTTGAATTGCTGAAATCCTCTCTTTTGCCCCTCTTAATCAGATTTACCCATAACTTAAGCAGAGAACCTTGTATTTCAGGCAAATCATTATTTAACTCTTTTTTTTCAAATTCTTTAAAGGTCTTTACTCCCAAATTTTTTGCATTCTGATATTTGGAAAGCCTAGGATCCTGCATAGACCCCCTCAATATTTGTAAGAACCAATAAATGAGCGTGATCCTTGAAAATTTTAGCT harbors:
- a CDS encoding alanine--tRNA ligase → MKLDELRKKYIEFFKSKGHCEIAGKSLIPDNDSTVLFNTAGMQPLVPYLLGEIHPSGDMLVDVQKCLRTGDIDEVGDLSHLTFFEMLGNWSLGAYFKELSVKYSFEFLTSPDYLNISKDRLYVSVFEGDESIPRDTKTASVWESLGITKDRIFYLSREHNFWGPVGNVGPCGPDTEIFVDTGKEKCSNECDITCSCGKYFEIWNNVFMQYKRDENGNYEELNRKCVDTGMGVERTITFLQGKSSVYDTDAFRPIIDKIEKISGKIYGQNLKDDKSIRIIADHIKASCFILADNFAVLPSNIGQGYVLRRIIRRAIRYAKKLGMESHVLADLVDPVEEIYKSFYKELTEKKDFIKAELNTEEEKFFKTLRHGEQEFIKLIQHLSSKLIPGEIAFKLYDTYGFPYEITEELATEHGFSIDKTGFEEHFRNHRKVSKKGGDKVFKGGLADCTYETTKLHTATHLLHKALQLVLGDHVRQKGSNITAERLRFDFSHPYKMTDDEIKRVEDMVNLQIKNKLSVKRTVMSLDDALAKGAMALFGEKYEEIVSVYEIDGFSIEVCGGPHVKNTSELGIFKIQKEQASSSGVRRIRGILIN
- a CDS encoding ZIP family metal transporter, with translation MFKHLGDYLLTLHPIFLGFLGSTFTWFTTAFGAAAVFCFRKVNNKIMDAMLGFSAGIMIAASFFSLIKPAIEMAEELGYVAWVPAVFGFLLGAFFIYIVDVFVPDLDKLAFIDEDLTRHGKKDFLLFTAVTLHNFPEGLAVGVAFGALASSPDIHTLVGAMILTLGIGIQNMPEGAAISLPLRRGNVPLWKCFNYGQMSGLVEIVGGFLGSYAVYTFTRILPFALSFSAGAMIYVSIEQLIPEAKRKDIDNKIPTIFGVIGFALMMFLDVSLG
- a CDS encoding flagellar motor switch protein FliG, encoding MQDPRLSKYQNAKNLGVKTFKEFEKKELNNDLPEIQGSLLKLWVNLIKRGKREDFSNSSSLSKGVGKPGFIRKESKISKIAKYFLAIGLEKSSKIMAELDDADIIAITREITKIKYITPDDKKRIIQEFEDLVKSERKYLKIDDKFTYDLLNKSLSKAKAKEIYRKVTGVDPFLPFDYLSGIENEQLWALIKDENIQTLLIIYNYLTKEQKKYVFSMLEKDIKKQFVKELAKPRQLNMDMIEIISDRLKSRFAIQGKLKTEKLDGSKILVDILSYMDSEDEKNLLSNIDMKVLNPVKDSEIKERIFDINIILRITDNDMHNILREFTDNDIAIIIKDKSDEIRDKILFNVSRRRKTLILEEESFLKEVKKKDIKAMTTSFVNYIKELTLKGELMIYRKNEEFI